Below is a genomic region from Henckelia pumila isolate YLH828 chromosome 3, ASM3356847v2, whole genome shotgun sequence.
GCGCATACTTAATGGCCTTGTAACATGTGGTGGGACATTGTATATAATAGAATTATCTGAATTTGGTTAATGAGGCCAAAGAATTGCACATTTCGAATCGCTAGGAGCAAAAGCCTGCATCAACTACAAAAAGCAGGACTTTTGCAAGTGTGTGATGGCTGAAACAAGAGAAAGAGGTTCATGAATTATCATGCGTTTTTCCTTTTAAGATCTGTGTATGGTTAGACGACAATTATCGAGTTAGATCTAGTTACAAAAACATTGTCTCTTTTACGAATAGTGCAGATTCTTTTCTTTACGAACAAGACACTATTATTTTACTAGCATGCGTCTTACAATTTATATAGGGAAATTTTCTGGGGAGATTAATTTTAGGTTCTGTACACTGTTATATGCAGTATAAATAGTGATATAGATTTTAGCGGCATTGCATGTGGTGCAAATTTTTGTAATGGCTTCTGGGAGCTAATATTATCATTTTATGACAAGGACTGTTAGATGTAATGTGAAAGCTTGAACACCATCAGCTTCTAGAGGAAGAGCTGAAGTTGAAACTCCTGATACTCTTACTTGGTTCATATTGATCTAATTAATTTAGTCTTACAAATTGTTTGGGGTCTATGCATATGCAGTTGTAGTTACTCTGTGTTGAAAGAACAATAAACATGGAAATCTACCTGATTGTCTTGCCATTTGTTGTTGTGGTGAGTTAGGAAGTTCATGAGTAAAGGTGTTTGAACCTACAATGTGTTGGATGATTGTCAAAAATTTCCAGTTTGCTCTTTGACCTGTGGAAATGATGTGCATACTATATTTGCGCAGTATTGAAGCATATTGATGTGGTCAAATTACAATTCACATGGCAATATGCGGATATGAGTAGCAGGTTTCCCCTATTAGACGCAAGTAGAAATGTGAAGAAAAGTAGTGTGAATTTGTAACTAATCCGAGAAACGCGAACCTATTGAGTATGGTGTGAGCATTCACAATATGGTTGCATGTGTACTTTTGTTGAGATATTTACATATCTGTATAATGCAGTGTATAACCAAATAAATGGGAAATAGAATCTTGGGTTTCTTTTGGAGAGGAACTTGGGTGTATTTCAGATCCACCGTTGGCATCTGCATAAGTTGAGGAAGGTAACCCATATGATATAAATCCATCCAAATAATCAAATGCATTTCAAAATCTATAGAGTTGAAATCCCTTCATCCAATCGCAGCCTTGGAAGATTTATTATTTTCACCGACTTCAATGATGGATGTGATATATCATCTTTGTCAGCGATGCCTTGATTGTCTCGTTAGAtctttaatttgatttatatttaacTAAATCTTGTGTATTTAGGGGTGGACTTTATACTAGATGCTAGCGGGAAAGctcattttcaaaaaaatttggatTGTCTGGCCATAGGCGGGTCTCTTGTTGTCTTAGGATACAACAGTGGGAGTCAGGTGAATATTGATTTTTCGGTCCTCATGCACAAGGATATCAATTTCATAGGTAAAATCACTGCCCGACAATGTTATTCTTCATCTCTTTggataatttctttttttcttgttGATACCATTGTTATTTTAATGTTGTTCAATTTGATTAATATTTGTTTAATGGTATTTATGTAGGGGGGGATTTGCGGTATCTATTTTATGCAAAAGTAGAGTCGATTTTCTCTGATGCTGCAGCAAAAATTTGGCCACTAATAGAATCCGTACTTATAAAACCAGTAATTGGTAAAGCATTCAGCTTCTCTGAAGCCACTGAAGCATATAGAGCCTTGGTGACTCACAGGATTCCAGGCAAAATATTATTAGTTTCACAATGATGCAGTTTGATACAGTCTATCAATAAGCATAATAGTTATGAATATGCATCAAATCCTAGTACCTGCCAATGGTCTGCtatgtttgattttatttgatgagcaaggcaaatatatttatttgatttgtattGGTTTACGATGATTTCAGTAGAAATttcaatttctatatatatttgtaccTAACCTATATAAACTGGTAAATGTTtttcaattattaattaaaattttgcccttatttttatttttatttttattttttgctg
It encodes:
- the LOC140893325 gene encoding uncharacterized protein encodes the protein MAETRERGVDFILDASGKAHFQKNLDCLAIGGSLVVLGYNSGSQVNIDFSVLMHKDINFIGGDLRYLFYAKVESIFSDAAAKIWPLIESVLIKPVIGKAFSFSEATEAYRALVTHRIPGKILLVSQ